From Hymenobacter sediminicola:
CTATCATCCGCACGTTTGCGCCTTTTGTGGCTGGGGTAGGCACCATGAGCTATGGCAAGTTTCTTTCTTATAACGTGGTAGGAGCGGTGCTGTGGGTAGTACTGCTCACAGGCGCTGGCTACTTTTTGGGAAGCATACCGTTCATTCAGAAAAACTTTGGGCTGTTCACGATAGGCATAATCGTGGTTTCGGTGCTGCCGGCAGTGTGGGAGTTCATAAAGTCCCGCCGCGCCCCCAAAGCTCCTGTTGCTTAACGAGGGCAGCGTACTAACATTTCGGGAAACCACTCTGGCCGCTTTGGCCGGGGTGGTTTTTTTTGTTGCTTGATGGTTGAAACTATCCGTTCTATCATGCCTGAATTTGGACTTATCGGTCGTAGCCTGACGCATTCTTTCTCACAAACGTATTTCACCCAGAAGTTTGACAGCCTCAACCTAGCCGACCATCACTACGCGTTGTTCGAGCTGCCTACCATCAACGAGTTGCCGGCGTTGCTTGCTCGTCACCCTGGCTTGCGCGGCCTCAATGTCACGATTCCCTATAAGGAACAGGTGTGGCCGTTTCTGAGCGAAGTAGCCCCGTCTGCGGCACGGGTGGGGGCAGTCAACGTTATTGAGTTTGCCGCCGATGGCCGCCTGATTGGCCACAACACCGATTATGTAGGGTTTCGGGATTCGCTGCGCGCGTTGCTGCCTAACCCGTGGCCTGCCGGACTTCGGGCGCTGGTGCTGGGCAGTGGAGGCGCATCCAAGGCAGTGGAGGTGGCACTACGTGAACTGGGCATCGGCTATTGGGTTGTGTCGCGGAACCCGATGGGAGCGGGGCTCACCTACCAAGAACTCACACCCCGGCTATTGCAGGAGCATTTACTTATCATCAACACTACCCCGCTTGGTACTTACCCCGCGGTGGAGGAGTGCCCGCCCATTCCGTATGAGGCTCTCACGGCCCACCATTGCCTCTACGACCTCATTTATAACCCCCGCGAAACCGAGTTTATGAAGCGCGGGCAGGCGGCTGGCGCTCAAACCAAAAACGGGTTCGAAATGCTCTGCCTGCAGGCAGAAGCCGCCTGGAAAATCTGGAACACTTAGTCTTAATAGCAACTAGTCGCCTTGCTGCCCGCCACTGCCGCCGCCTTTGGAGTCGTCGTTGCGGATGGTTTTGCGCTGGCGCTGGCCGGTTTCCAGCTTGCCAAAGCGGTAGTTGAACGACAGCCGGAGGGCGCGTTGGTAGGAGTAAAAGCTGCCGTAGTTGACGAAATCAGGCGTGGTGGTGGTGCTGCGGAAATAGCGGCCCGGCGTCAGGAAATTGACGAGCGCCAGCGTAAAGTCAGCCTTTTCTTTCAAGAGCAGCTTCTTGGCGCTCAGACCGTAGTAGATGCCACCGGAGTAGCGCGACTGTAGCTCCACGCCGGCCGTCCAGAAGCCCGCGTAGCCTTGCGCCGTGTAGGTTTTGCCCAGCTTGCGCGACCCATTTATGTTCATGCTGAGGCTGGCCCGGCGGTTGGGGCGCTGCAGGATGGCACTGCGCAGACTGGTGTAGTCGGCCGTCAGGTTGCTGCTCAGGTCCCATTCGGGGCGCGGTTTCCAGGAGCCATACAGGTTCAGCCCCACTATGGTAGCCGTCGAGAGGTTGCCGTAAGTAGTTTCGTTGCGGGCCAGGGCCTCGTTGTAGCGGCTGAACCGCTCAATGGAGTTGCTGGTGCGCCGCCCGAACCCAGAAGCATTCAACGACGTTTTTTCGCCGAACGTGCTGTAACCTAGTTCTACCAGGTCCACCAATTCCGGCCGTAGTTCGGGGTTGCCAAAGTCCACTGAGTTGGGCGTTACTTGGTTGACGTAGGGGTTGAGGTAGTAAATCTGAGGGCGCTGGATGCGGCGGGAATAGCTCAGGCGCAGTGTCTGGCCTTCCTTCTTGAGCGTGCGGGTAGCACTGAGGTTGCGCAGTACGTTCAGGTAGCTGTTCTGAAAGCGGCCGGCTTCATTCTGAAATTCGCCTTCGATGGCCGTGCGCTCTAGCCGCGTGCC
This genomic window contains:
- a CDS encoding shikimate dehydrogenase family protein, with protein sequence MPEFGLIGRSLTHSFSQTYFTQKFDSLNLADHHYALFELPTINELPALLARHPGLRGLNVTIPYKEQVWPFLSEVAPSAARVGAVNVIEFAADGRLIGHNTDYVGFRDSLRALLPNPWPAGLRALVLGSGGASKAVEVALRELGIGYWVVSRNPMGAGLTYQELTPRLLQEHLLIINTTPLGTYPAVEECPPIPYEALTAHHCLYDLIYNPRETEFMKRGQAAGAQTKNGFEMLCLQAEAAWKIWNT